In a single window of the Bacillus mycoides genome:
- a CDS encoding YhgE/Pip domain-containing protein, with protein sequence MKQIWRIYKTDLRNVAKHWAAIVIVLGLMILPSLYAWFNIKASWDPYGNTKGIQIAVSNQDVGSNLRGKDINIGKEIVDSLKKDKNFGWKFVDEKQAIYGVERGDYSASITIPKDFSEKIATVLNENPQKPELDYYVNEKVNAIAPKITAKGASGLTEEVSKNFVKTANGEIFKIFNDLGIDLETNLPSIEKVKDLVFKLEAQFPEMNTLMDKALDDATRAEDIVKVAQKDLPVVESVINDGQEALTNLDKFFARQDQTLKNAPGTIRNDLVVAKGVMDSAAAFTDFLMNPGVDLNIPDFSGMNGLPEFPARPDLSKLNNDGYKSIAQNINQTVNNVLSSSRAGTAYGKSVVNGLQNGKFDPEQAKKDLNTVSDQLQSRTEGISYLINVFTELQKSVTTDFGKSFFQGRVDRLTKLKGGMENANNGIKDIVNAIGTGQEVKKDVTDVANQKLDAANALIDQAEKDYNETFVADYKKAVSTVDQAKADANELYDNAKADYDKAKNGFESTKSSFQKALEDVQNRGVNGLEGSKEALKSLNGQFQSGIGLIDDMIPVLESTNKVLADVNSDKNLNNGITKLNKAKSSLQKGVEATNKGITLLNNGQKPTKDVIESINNAAKGGSAQLTDVLSTYDSEIVPNFNTAIARTKEMSKNTTQILNDADKKLPDVKKLLEDSSKGLVDGRKKLADIKAEMPETEKKIKELADKIRDFESEEDIKDIIRLLKNDVEKQSDYFANPVNLKENKLFAMPNYGSAMSPFYTVLALWVGALLMVSLLTVEVHEEGANYKSHEVYFGRLLTFLTIGLSQAFIVSMGDIFLLGTYVVDKFWFVLFSLFIGGVFVCIVYSLVSIFGNVGKSMAIILLVLQVAGSGGTFPIQMTPPFFQAIYPFLPFTYAISAIRETVGGMLWDIVTRDLLVLSVFVVVMIVAALLLKTPINKSSEKFVENAKGSKIIH encoded by the coding sequence ATGAAACAGATTTGGCGTATTTATAAGACAGATTTACGGAATGTAGCCAAACATTGGGCTGCAATTGTTATTGTTTTAGGGTTAATGATTTTACCATCGTTATATGCATGGTTTAACATCAAAGCTTCTTGGGATCCTTACGGAAATACGAAAGGAATCCAGATTGCAGTTTCTAACCAAGATGTTGGATCAAATTTAAGAGGGAAAGATATTAACATCGGGAAAGAAATTGTAGATTCACTTAAGAAGGACAAAAATTTCGGGTGGAAGTTTGTTGATGAAAAGCAAGCAATTTATGGAGTAGAGCGTGGAGATTATTCCGCAAGTATTACTATTCCAAAAGATTTTTCTGAAAAGATTGCAACGGTCTTGAATGAAAATCCACAGAAACCAGAACTTGATTACTATGTAAATGAAAAAGTAAATGCGATTGCACCGAAAATTACAGCTAAAGGTGCATCGGGTCTTACAGAAGAGGTTAGTAAAAACTTTGTTAAAACAGCAAACGGTGAGATTTTTAAAATCTTCAATGACCTTGGAATCGATTTAGAAACTAACTTACCAAGTATCGAGAAGGTAAAAGATCTTGTATTTAAGTTAGAAGCGCAGTTCCCAGAAATGAATACACTTATGGATAAGGCGTTAGATGATGCAACTCGAGCGGAAGATATCGTGAAAGTAGCACAAAAAGATCTACCTGTTGTAGAGAGTGTAATAAATGATGGGCAAGAAGCGTTGACAAATTTAGATAAGTTCTTTGCAAGACAAGATCAAACATTAAAGAATGCTCCAGGAACGATAAGAAATGATTTAGTAGTAGCAAAAGGTGTTATGGATAGCGCAGCTGCATTTACTGACTTTTTAATGAATCCGGGTGTAGATTTAAATATCCCTGATTTTTCTGGAATGAATGGATTACCTGAATTCCCGGCGAGACCGGATCTTTCTAAGTTGAACAATGATGGTTACAAAAGTATAGCGCAAAATATTAATCAAACAGTAAATAATGTTTTAAGTTCATCCCGTGCAGGAACGGCTTATGGGAAAAGTGTTGTAAATGGATTGCAAAATGGAAAATTTGATCCGGAACAAGCAAAGAAAGATTTAAATACGGTATCAGATCAATTGCAATCTCGTACAGAGGGTATTTCGTATCTTATTAATGTATTTACCGAACTTCAGAAATCAGTAACGACTGATTTTGGTAAAAGCTTTTTCCAAGGACGAGTGGATCGTCTGACGAAGCTTAAAGGCGGTATGGAAAATGCAAATAACGGTATTAAAGATATTGTAAATGCTATTGGTACAGGACAAGAAGTAAAGAAAGATGTAACAGATGTAGCTAATCAAAAATTAGATGCAGCAAATGCGTTAATTGATCAAGCTGAAAAAGATTATAATGAAACATTTGTAGCAGATTATAAAAAAGCAGTTAGCACAGTAGATCAAGCTAAAGCTGATGCAAATGAATTATATGATAATGCGAAAGCAGATTACGATAAAGCGAAAAATGGTTTTGAAAGTACTAAATCTAGTTTCCAAAAAGCACTAGAGGATGTACAAAATAGAGGCGTTAACGGTTTAGAAGGTTCGAAGGAAGCCTTAAAAAGTTTGAATGGTCAATTCCAATCTGGAATCGGTTTAATTGATGATATGATTCCAGTTCTAGAAAGTACAAATAAGGTTTTAGCGGATGTAAATAGTGATAAAAACCTTAATAATGGAATTACAAAATTAAACAAAGCGAAAAGCAGCTTACAAAAAGGTGTAGAGGCAACGAATAAGGGGATTACACTTCTTAACAATGGCCAAAAACCTACAAAAGATGTAATTGAAAGTATTAACAACGCTGCGAAGGGCGGATCAGCTCAATTAACAGATGTATTATCGACGTATGATTCAGAAATTGTACCTAACTTTAATACAGCAATTGCTCGTACAAAAGAGATGTCGAAAAATACAACTCAAATTTTAAATGATGCAGACAAAAAGCTTCCAGATGTTAAAAAATTACTAGAGGATTCATCAAAAGGCTTAGTAGACGGTAGAAAGAAATTAGCAGACATTAAAGCTGAAATGCCGGAGACTGAGAAAAAGATTAAAGAATTAGCAGATAAAATTCGTGATTTTGAATCTGAAGAGGATATAAAAGACATCATACGCTTATTAAAGAATGATGTTGAAAAGCAAAGTGACTACTTTGCAAATCCAGTAAATTTAAAAGAGAATAAATTATTTGCAATGCCGAACTACGGTTCAGCAATGTCACCATTCTATACAGTGCTTGCATTATGGGTAGGCGCATTATTAATGGTTTCATTATTAACGGTAGAAGTACACGAAGAGGGCGCGAATTATAAGAGCCATGAAGTTTACTTCGGACGTTTATTAACATTCTTAACGATAGGTCTTTCACAAGCGTTTATCGTATCAATGGGAGATATATTCTTACTCGGTACGTACGTAGTCGATAAGTTCTGGTTTGTGTTATTTAGTTTATTTATTGGGGGAGTCTTTGTTTGTATCGTATACTCACTCGTTTCTATTTTCGGAAACGTTGGGAAATCGATGGCGATTATTTTACTTGTACTGCAAGTAGCGGGATCAGGCGGAACATTCCCAATTCAAATGACACCACCGTTCTTCCAAGCAATTTATCCGTTCTTACCATTCACATATGCAATTAGTGCAATTCGTGAAACAGTTGGCGGAATGCTTTGGGATATAGTAACTAGAGATTTACTTGTGTTAAGTGTTTTCGTAGTAGTTATGATTGTTGCTGCGTTATTACTGAAAACACCAATTAACAAATCAAGTGAAAAATTCGTTGAGAATGCAAAAGGAAGTAAAATCATTCATTAA
- a CDS encoding endonuclease/exonuclease/phosphatase family protein, giving the protein MKLLTLNCHSWQEENQIEKIKYLAKAIQEEDYDVIALQEVSQSIQAENVCGNKKKDNFGLLLLEELRALNVKEYNIIWDFSHIGYDVYEEGLAIITKHNIVKEDTFFVSENKDTTYWKTRKIVSATIAYNDKNITFYSCHFGWWNDEEESFKDQVDRLMERVNSNELSFLMGDFNNNARLEGEGYEYTMQKGLYDTYELAIEKDEGTTVQGEIAGWDENKQNLRIDLILSNQSKTVNSSKVIFNGTNRNVISDHFGVEVQLDI; this is encoded by the coding sequence ATGAAATTGCTAACTTTAAATTGTCACTCTTGGCAAGAAGAGAATCAAATTGAAAAAATAAAGTATCTTGCTAAAGCAATTCAAGAAGAAGATTATGATGTGATCGCATTGCAAGAAGTAAGTCAGTCTATACAAGCTGAAAATGTATGCGGTAACAAGAAAAAAGATAATTTTGGACTTTTACTGCTAGAAGAGTTAAGAGCATTAAATGTAAAAGAATACAATATTATTTGGGATTTCTCTCATATTGGATATGATGTGTACGAAGAAGGATTAGCAATTATAACAAAGCACAACATTGTAAAGGAAGATACGTTCTTTGTCTCAGAAAATAAGGATACAACGTATTGGAAAACACGCAAAATTGTAAGTGCAACAATTGCTTATAATGATAAGAATATAACGTTTTATTCTTGCCATTTCGGTTGGTGGAATGATGAAGAAGAATCATTCAAAGACCAAGTTGATCGTTTAATGGAGCGTGTAAATAGCAATGAACTTTCCTTCTTAATGGGTGATTTTAATAACAATGCTCGTTTGGAAGGAGAGGGTTATGAGTATACGATGCAAAAAGGTTTATATGACACATATGAACTAGCGATAGAGAAGGATGAAGGAACAACTGTCCAAGGAGAGATTGCTGGTTGGGATGAAAATAAACAAAACTTACGAATCGACCTAATATTAAGCAATCAAAGTAAAACAGTTAATTCTTCAAAAGTCATTTTTAATGGAACAAATCGAAATGTAATTTCTGATCATTTCGGTGTAGAAGTACAATTAGATATATAA